From Sphingopyxis sp. MWB1, a single genomic window includes:
- a CDS encoding BolA family protein yields the protein MSENEMPHKSAAGPLQQEMEARLRAAFPGGDFHLTNDSAQHHGHVGDDGSGESHFSLTILWDGFAGQNRVARQRAVNKALGDLPGERVHALAIRAAAPEE from the coding sequence ATGAGCGAGAATGAAATGCCTCACAAATCGGCTGCCGGTCCCTTGCAACAAGAGATGGAGGCGCGGCTCCGCGCGGCCTTCCCCGGCGGCGATTTCCACCTCACCAACGATAGTGCACAGCATCACGGCCATGTCGGCGACGACGGCAGCGGCGAATCGCATTTCAGCCTGACGATCCTCTGGGACGGTTTCGCCGGGCAAAACCGCGTCGCGCGCCAGCGTGCGGTGAACAAGGCGTTGGGCGACCTTCCGGGCGAGCGCGTCCATGCGCTGGCCATTCGCGCAGCCGCACCGGAGGAATAG
- a CDS encoding alpha/beta hydrolase, with the protein MARIPLNIWRSIKLAAMASLCATLAACATGVEYGGIRHSAYVAEPRCAPQPGGNVDGATLPLFVATTRLPDCRTDAISLLRHRGDRMRFGRFAPPREEKVGKKKQTILPIAFQEESAWWRALQSETDKRRGRVLLYVHGYRETFETTARDTGQIARMTGFEGAIVNYSWPSQGDLLGYAVDETNMYHDVRNFRNFIKKLAEQPWVKEIIIVSHSLGARLVVPAIAYVDREAARADSGNISNIILASPDFDTGSFVRDIGADVLGPRRVASGRHVTAYVSRKDRALAASRTLHGYPRLGSPFCFDPFEAEELEKKGLPVRCYVPEIPGLTIVDTTEVSRGSTGHSNYLRSAVVCRDFIDVVAGKRQRAEREATHLPHVFRLTSDDNAPKERDREICRREGGEDDD; encoded by the coding sequence ATGGCTCGAATCCCGCTCAACATCTGGCGATCGATCAAACTCGCAGCCATGGCGAGCTTGTGCGCCACGCTTGCAGCCTGTGCGACGGGGGTGGAGTATGGCGGCATCCGCCATTCAGCCTATGTTGCAGAGCCGCGCTGCGCCCCCCAGCCGGGGGGAAATGTGGACGGCGCGACGCTGCCGCTGTTCGTCGCGACCACGCGCCTGCCCGATTGCCGCACCGATGCGATCAGCCTGCTGCGACATCGCGGGGACCGCATGCGCTTTGGCCGCTTTGCGCCGCCGCGCGAGGAAAAGGTCGGGAAAAAGAAGCAGACTATCCTGCCCATCGCCTTTCAGGAGGAAAGCGCGTGGTGGCGCGCACTGCAGAGCGAGACCGACAAAAGGCGCGGGCGCGTGCTTCTCTATGTTCATGGCTATCGCGAGACGTTCGAGACAACCGCCCGCGATACGGGGCAGATTGCCCGCATGACCGGGTTTGAAGGGGCTATCGTCAATTATAGCTGGCCCTCGCAGGGCGACCTGCTGGGCTATGCAGTCGATGAAACCAACATGTATCATGATGTCCGCAATTTCCGGAACTTTATCAAAAAGCTGGCCGAACAGCCGTGGGTAAAGGAAATCATTATCGTGTCCCATTCGCTGGGCGCCCGGCTGGTGGTGCCCGCCATCGCCTATGTCGATCGGGAGGCCGCGCGCGCGGACAGCGGCAATATCTCCAATATCATCCTCGCCTCGCCCGATTTCGATACGGGCAGCTTTGTGCGCGATATCGGCGCCGACGTGCTCGGCCCGCGCCGTGTCGCGAGCGGACGGCACGTCACCGCCTATGTTTCGCGCAAGGATCGTGCGCTGGCCGCTTCACGCACGCTTCACGGCTATCCGCGTCTTGGCTCCCCCTTTTGCTTCGATCCGTTCGAGGCGGAGGAGCTGGAAAAAAAGGGACTTCCCGTCCGCTGCTATGTCCCCGAAATTCCCGGCCTCACCATCGTCGACACGACCGAAGTGTCGCGCGGATCGACGGGGCATAGCAATTATCTGCGCAGCGCCGTCGTATGCCGCGACTTTATCGATGTGGTGGCGGGCAAGCGGCAGCGCGCGGAACGCGAAGCGACCCACCTCCCCCATGTGTTCCGCCTTACTTCCGATGATAATGCTCCCAAGGAACGCGACCGCGAAATTTGCCGCCGCGAAGGAGGCGAGGACGACGACTGA
- a CDS encoding pirin family protein encodes MLTTITPSTHDLGAFEVRRTLPDKARTMVGPFIFVDQFGPAHFDIGQGMDVRPHPHINLATVTYLFEGAIDHRDSLGTHATIRPSACNLMTAGRGIVHSERTPSAERATGSPISGMQTWLALPDGKEEIDPAFEHAAKEELPLVEDGGVSARVIMGSLWGATSPITQQAATIYADILMNAGASLPIDADADERALVVALGDATLDGEPLARHSLHILKPGQAMLLRASSDARVMLLGGEAFSTPRHVWWNFVSSSRERINAAKQDWKAGNFPLVPGDSEEYIPIPEVPKTVSYP; translated from the coding sequence ATGCTGACCACCATCACCCCCTCGACCCATGATCTTGGCGCGTTCGAGGTGCGGCGCACCTTGCCCGACAAGGCGCGCACGATGGTCGGTCCCTTTATTTTCGTCGACCAGTTCGGTCCGGCGCATTTCGATATCGGGCAGGGGATGGACGTGCGCCCCCATCCGCATATCAACCTCGCCACCGTCACCTATTTGTTCGAAGGCGCGATCGACCATCGCGACAGCCTCGGCACCCATGCCACCATCCGCCCCAGTGCCTGCAATTTGATGACCGCCGGGCGCGGCATCGTTCATTCGGAGCGTACTCCGTCGGCGGAGCGCGCGACCGGATCGCCCATTTCGGGGATGCAGACTTGGCTTGCGCTGCCCGATGGCAAGGAAGAGATCGACCCCGCCTTCGAACATGCGGCAAAAGAGGAATTGCCGCTGGTCGAGGATGGGGGCGTTTCGGCGCGCGTCATCATGGGCAGCCTCTGGGGCGCGACATCGCCAATCACCCAGCAAGCCGCCACCATCTATGCGGATATTTTGATGAATGCAGGCGCCAGCCTGCCCATTGATGCCGACGCCGATGAGCGCGCGCTGGTCGTGGCGCTGGGCGATGCCACGCTGGACGGCGAGCCGCTGGCCCGTCACAGCCTCCACATATTGAAGCCGGGGCAGGCGATGCTGCTGCGCGCGAGCAGCGACGCCCGCGTGATGCTGCTCGGCGGCGAAGCCTTTTCCACCCCGCGCCATGTCTGGTGGAATTTCGTCAGTTCCTCGCGTGAGCGGATCAACGCTGCGAAACAGGATTGGAAGGCCGGCAACTTCCCCCTCGTCCCCGGCGATAGCGAGGAATATATTCCCATTCCCGAGGTGCCCAAAACGGTCAGCTATCCATAA
- a CDS encoding UDP-2,3-diacylglucosamine diphosphatase, which yields MASISTLPIPARFPDPYQTQPHVPERVIGERRKYRTVWISDIHLGTRGCNAHLLIDFFDHVDCETLYLVGDIIDGWRLKKRHFWPPEHNDVVWRVLKRAKRGTRVVYVPGNHDEMVKPFDGFDFGGVEIRREAVHETADGKKLLVVHGDEFDAVMLAHRWLAFVGDAAYTALMRCNVVVNWVRGKLGLPYWSLSMVAKHKVKNAVQFIGRYEEVVANAARSRGVDGVVCGHIHSAEMREIAGTLYYNDGDWVEGCTALVEHEDGRMEILHWAEEVAARDAPAKLSLPGPARAA from the coding sequence ATGGCCTCGATTTCGACGCTGCCGATTCCCGCCCGCTTTCCCGATCCTTATCAGACCCAGCCGCATGTCCCCGAACGGGTGATCGGCGAACGGCGCAAATATCGCACCGTCTGGATCAGCGATATTCATCTGGGCACGCGCGGGTGCAACGCCCATCTGCTGATCGACTTTTTCGACCATGTCGATTGCGAGACCCTCTATCTGGTCGGCGATATCATCGACGGATGGCGGCTCAAGAAACGGCATTTCTGGCCGCCCGAGCATAATGATGTCGTCTGGCGCGTGCTGAAGCGCGCCAAGCGCGGTACCCGCGTCGTCTATGTACCCGGCAATCATGACGAGATGGTCAAGCCCTTTGACGGGTTCGACTTTGGCGGTGTCGAGATCCGGCGCGAGGCAGTGCATGAAACCGCCGATGGCAAGAAATTGCTCGTCGTCCATGGCGATGAATTTGACGCCGTGATGCTCGCACACCGCTGGCTCGCCTTTGTCGGCGATGCCGCCTACACCGCGCTGATGCGCTGCAATGTCGTCGTCAACTGGGTGCGCGGCAAGCTCGGCTTGCCCTATTGGTCGCTGTCGATGGTGGCAAAACACAAGGTGAAAAACGCCGTCCAGTTCATCGGCCGTTACGAGGAAGTCGTTGCGAATGCGGCGCGCTCGCGTGGGGTCGATGGGGTGGTGTGCGGCCATATCCACAGCGCCGAAATGCGCGAGATTGCCGGTACGCTCTATTATAATGATGGCGACTGGGTCGAAGGCTGCACCGCGCTGGTCGAGCATGAAGACGGCCGGATGGAAATTTTGCACTGGGCCGAAGAAGTAGCCGCACGCGACGCCCCGGCGAAGCTGAGCCTGCCCGGACCGGCGCGGGCGGCTTGA
- a CDS encoding serine hydrolase domain-containing protein, with product MLASAALIALGLWGFSHAGREASAAPAEAQGVRAGSPTQVAADAARVGEADEAEPFSILPPLEQAKADALFDDFEATGETRALYVLRDGKPVFERYAPGFGPDTKLISWSMAKSITAVLIGFLVADGQLALDGPAPVAAWQRSGDPRGAITLRHLLHMSAGLEHVENGDPIWQGDTVEMLFGDAAPDMAGFAEAKPAVARPGELFNYSSATSVILADILADTLTPSKNADARRQAVREFIDGRLIEPLGMTSLTPEFDARGTMIGGSIMHATARDYAKFGEFLRNHGVVEGQRLLPESWMRFMLAPSANDAGYGGHIWLNRPRPAGANAALWPDEGPNDLFAAIGHQGQYIIVSPSQRLTIVRLGITRDDQFPELRRRLAALQAAL from the coding sequence ATGCTTGCAAGTGCCGCGCTGATTGCCCTTGGGCTATGGGGTTTTTCCCATGCAGGGCGCGAGGCGAGCGCAGCACCTGCCGAGGCGCAGGGGGTGCGCGCGGGGTCGCCGACACAGGTGGCCGCCGACGCCGCGCGCGTCGGGGAAGCGGACGAAGCGGAACCCTTTTCGATCCTGCCGCCGCTGGAACAGGCGAAGGCCGATGCGCTATTCGATGATTTCGAGGCGACCGGGGAAACCCGCGCGCTTTATGTGCTGCGCGACGGAAAGCCGGTTTTTGAACGCTATGCGCCGGGGTTCGGGCCGGATACGAAGCTGATCAGCTGGTCAATGGCCAAGAGCATCACGGCGGTTCTGATCGGTTTTCTGGTCGCCGACGGGCAATTGGCGCTCGATGGTCCCGCGCCGGTCGCGGCATGGCAGCGCAGCGGCGATCCGCGCGGCGCGATCACCCTGCGCCATCTGCTCCATATGTCGGCGGGGCTTGAACATGTCGAAAATGGCGATCCCATATGGCAGGGCGATACCGTAGAGATGCTGTTCGGCGATGCGGCCCCCGACATGGCGGGTTTTGCCGAGGCCAAGCCCGCGGTGGCGCGGCCGGGCGAGCTGTTCAACTATAGTTCGGCAACCAGCGTCATCCTCGCCGATATATTGGCCGATACGCTCACGCCGTCAAAAAATGCCGACGCGCGGCGGCAGGCGGTGCGCGAATTTATCGACGGGCGGCTGATCGAGCCGCTCGGCATGACCAGCCTGACCCCCGAATTTGATGCGCGCGGCACGATGATCGGCGGGTCGATCATGCACGCCACCGCCCGCGACTATGCCAAATTCGGCGAATTTCTGCGCAATCATGGCGTGGTGGAAGGGCAGCGGCTGCTGCCCGAAAGCTGGATGCGCTTCATGCTCGCGCCTTCGGCCAATGATGCGGGCTATGGCGGCCATATCTGGCTCAACCGGCCCCGCCCCGCGGGTGCCAATGCCGCGCTGTGGCCCGATGAAGGCCCGAATGACCTGTTCGCCGCCATTGGCCATCAGGGCCAATATATCATCGTTTCGCCGTCGCAGCGGTTGACGATCGTGCGGCTGGGCATCACGCGCGACGATCAATTCCCCGAATTGCGCCGCCGCCTCGCCGCCTTGCAGGCGGCGCTATAG
- a CDS encoding MFS transporter has translation MTSPTLSTMKRPWIVILCAALIVTVAMGVRQSFGLFLPQMSIDIDISRSDFGLAMALQNLLFGLAQPFVGAMADKYGAGRVVLAGALLYAVGLVGAALATNALGLHISFGLLIGTAQSATTFVVVLGAVGRVVRPEKRGSAFGIVTAGGSFGQFLVVPIASRLLGDIGYHQTLWLMAGAVALSGLLAIGVAGRGGAATTTENGEQSTREALREAAVHRGYWLLNAGFFVCGFHIAFIATHLPAYLDDKGLRIEIGAQVLALVGLFNILGSYVFGRAGDMLRQKYVLAWLYAARSAVIALFLIAPLTHMSALVFAGAMGFLWLGTVPLTSGIVGRIFGVRYLSMLYGIVFLSHQIGSFFGAWMAGLIFDATGSYNAAWGLSIALGFFAALVHIPIGDAPVRRLQAA, from the coding sequence ATGACCTCTCCCACCCTCTCCACCATGAAAAGGCCGTGGATCGTCATCCTCTGTGCGGCGTTGATCGTCACCGTGGCCATGGGGGTACGGCAAAGTTTCGGCCTCTTCCTTCCGCAGATGAGCATCGATATCGACATCAGCCGGTCCGATTTCGGGCTGGCGATGGCACTGCAGAATCTGCTGTTCGGCCTTGCCCAGCCCTTTGTCGGGGCGATGGCCGACAAATATGGGGCGGGGCGCGTGGTGCTGGCAGGCGCGCTTCTTTATGCCGTCGGGCTGGTCGGCGCGGCGCTCGCGACCAATGCGCTGGGCTTGCACATAAGCTTTGGCCTGCTCATCGGCACCGCGCAGTCGGCGACCACTTTTGTCGTCGTGCTCGGCGCGGTGGGGCGGGTGGTCCGCCCCGAAAAGCGCGGCAGCGCCTTTGGCATCGTTACGGCTGGCGGGTCGTTTGGCCAGTTTCTGGTGGTGCCCATCGCCTCTCGTCTGCTCGGCGATATCGGCTATCATCAGACCTTGTGGCTGATGGCGGGAGCGGTGGCGCTCAGCGGGCTGCTGGCCATTGGCGTGGCGGGGCGTGGCGGCGCGGCGACGACCACCGAAAATGGCGAACAAAGCACACGCGAGGCGCTGCGCGAAGCCGCCGTCCATCGCGGCTATTGGTTGCTCAACGCCGGATTTTTCGTCTGCGGTTTTCACATCGCCTTCATTGCGACGCATCTGCCCGCCTATCTCGATGACAAGGGGCTGCGGATCGAGATAGGCGCGCAGGTGCTCGCGCTGGTTGGCCTGTTCAACATCCTCGGCTCCTACGTCTTTGGCCGCGCGGGCGACATGTTGCGTCAGAAATATGTGCTCGCCTGGCTCTATGCCGCGCGTTCGGCGGTGATCGCGCTGTTCCTGATCGCGCCGCTCACCCATATGAGCGCGCTCGTCTTTGCCGGGGCGATGGGCTTTTTGTGGCTGGGCACCGTGCCGCTGACCAGCGGGATTGTCGGACGTATTTTCGGCGTGCGCTATTTGTCGATGCTCTATGGCATCGTCTTTCTCAGCCATCAGATCGGCAGCTTTTTCGGGGCGTGGATGGCGGGGCTGATCTTTGATGCAACGGGCAGCTATAATGCCGCCTGGGGCCTGTCGATTGCGCTCGGCTTCTTTGCCGCGCTGGTGCACATCCCCATCGGCGATGCGCCGGTCCGAAGATTGCAGGCAGCATGA
- the cobT gene encoding cobaltochelatase subunit CobT yields MTNQTALDDFKTVLSSVARAVTRDAEVEVGFTADAPARIGKAIKVPTPSRTLPADQVAEARGFADSFALRMKHHNEALHAAGRPSDPVAAAAFDAMERARIEALGARHMEGMRGNLSAALAMRMRSDPISRAQSRDDVPVSSALELMLREALTGDKPPQGTETGLSLLREWIDKEAGGDLTALSMLLDDQASFAETAKLALRHLDLIQADEPMEEGAEDGGEEESEAEDSAEEQESEDGGSGESQVDARAEMDGDQADDGDADPDAQEMDADGEPEMGGEGDEGMLPVRPNRLPTDVPDFNYIRFTEKHDEIIAAGELCDDDELTRLRAYLDQQMNHLQGAVTKLANRLQRRLMAQQNRAWDFDQEEGQLDAARLARVIVSPGHSLSYKIERDTDFRDTVVTLLIDNSGSMRGRPISIAAISADILARTLERCGVKTEILGFTTRTWKGGQSREDWLAVGRPAHPGRLNDLRHIIYKPADEPYRRARKSLGLMMREGLLKENIDGEALMWAHSRIVNRPEERRILMVISDGAPVDDSTLSVNHGAYLDQHLRQVIDWIENKSPVELCAIGIGHDVTRYYSRAVTIMDAEQLGGTMVEQLAGLFDVD; encoded by the coding sequence ATGACCAATCAGACTGCCCTCGACGATTTCAAGACCGTGCTGTCGAGCGTAGCGCGTGCCGTGACGCGCGACGCCGAAGTGGAAGTGGGCTTTACCGCCGATGCACCGGCGCGGATCGGCAAGGCGATCAAGGTGCCCACCCCGTCGCGCACCCTGCCCGCCGACCAGGTCGCCGAAGCACGCGGCTTTGCCGACAGTTTTGCGCTGCGCATGAAACATCATAATGAGGCGCTCCACGCGGCAGGGCGCCCCAGCGATCCGGTGGCCGCCGCCGCGTTCGACGCCATGGAGCGTGCGCGGATCGAGGCGCTGGGCGCGCGCCATATGGAAGGAATGCGCGGCAACCTGTCCGCCGCGCTGGCGATGCGGATGCGTTCCGACCCGATCAGCCGCGCCCAGTCGCGCGACGATGTCCCCGTCTCCAGCGCGCTCGAATTGATGCTGCGCGAGGCACTGACCGGCGACAAGCCGCCACAGGGCACCGAAACCGGCCTGTCACTGCTGCGCGAATGGATCGACAAGGAAGCAGGGGGCGATCTCACCGCCCTGTCGATGCTGCTCGACGATCAGGCCTCCTTTGCCGAAACCGCCAAGCTGGCGCTGCGCCACCTCGACCTGATCCAGGCGGACGAGCCGATGGAGGAAGGCGCCGAAGATGGCGGCGAGGAAGAAAGCGAAGCCGAGGACAGCGCCGAGGAACAGGAAAGCGAAGATGGCGGCAGCGGCGAAAGCCAAGTCGACGCCCGCGCCGAAATGGATGGCGACCAGGCCGATGACGGCGATGCAGACCCCGACGCGCAGGAAATGGATGCCGATGGCGAGCCTGAAATGGGCGGCGAAGGCGATGAAGGCATGCTCCCCGTGCGCCCCAATCGCCTGCCGACCGATGTCCCCGACTTCAACTACATCCGCTTCACCGAAAAACATGACGAAATTATCGCCGCAGGCGAGTTATGCGACGATGACGAGCTGACGCGGCTTCGCGCCTATCTTGATCAGCAGATGAACCATTTGCAGGGCGCGGTGACAAAGCTCGCCAACCGTTTGCAACGCCGCCTGATGGCGCAGCAGAATCGCGCCTGGGATTTCGACCAGGAGGAAGGCCAGCTGGACGCCGCGCGGCTGGCGCGTGTCATCGTCTCGCCTGGCCATTCGCTATCCTACAAGATCGAGCGCGACACCGATTTTCGCGATACGGTGGTGACGCTGCTCATCGACAACAGCGGTTCGATGCGCGGACGGCCGATCAGCATCGCCGCGATCAGCGCCGATATTTTGGCGCGCACGCTCGAACGCTGCGGCGTCAAGACCGAGATTTTGGGCTTTACCACCCGGACGTGGAAGGGCGGACAGAGCCGCGAGGATTGGCTCGCCGTCGGACGGCCCGCCCACCCCGGCCGCCTCAACGATCTGCGCCACATCATCTATAAGCCCGCCGACGAGCCTTATCGCCGCGCGCGCAAGTCGCTGGGGTTGATGATGCGTGAGGGATTGCTCAAGGAAAATATCGACGGCGAGGCCCTGATGTGGGCGCATAGCCGGATCGTCAACCGGCCGGAGGAACGCCGCATTTTGATGGTGATTTCAGACGGCGCGCCGGTCGATGACAGCACGTTGTCGGTCAATCATGGCGCCTATCTCGACCAGCATCTGCGGCAGGTAATCGACTGGATCGAGAATAAATCCCCAGTCGAACTATGCGCGATCGGTATCGGCCATGACGTGACCCGCTATTACAGCCGCGCGGTGACGATCATGGATGCCGAACAATTGGGCGGCACAATGGTCGAACAATTGGCCGGGCTGTTCGACGTGGATTAA
- the cobS gene encoding cobaltochelatase subunit CobS, with protein sequence MTDIPNSLPDHHGSTLLAAPDIEVDAREMFGVDIDMKIPAFSEADERVPDLDPAYVFDGDTTLAILAGFKYNRRVMVQGYHGTGKSTHIEQVAARLKWPCIRVNLDAHISRIDLVGRDAIVLKDGQQVTEFREGLLPWALQTPTALVFDEYDAGRPDVMFVIQRVLETEGKLTLLDQNRVIRPNPNFRLFATANTVGLGDTSGLYHGTQQINQGQMDRWNIVVTLNYLPAATESAIILAKVPDTDDTTVANMVKVADMTRQGFINGDISTVMSPRTVISWAQNTAIFGSLGFAFRLSFLNKCDEAERMIVAEYYQRVFGEDLPEGVVGK encoded by the coding sequence ATGACCGATATTCCCAACAGCCTGCCCGATCACCATGGTTCGACGCTGCTCGCAGCGCCCGATATCGAGGTCGATGCGCGCGAGATGTTCGGGGTCGATATCGATATGAAAATCCCCGCTTTCAGCGAGGCGGACGAGCGCGTTCCCGATCTGGACCCGGCCTATGTTTTCGACGGCGACACGACGCTCGCCATTCTGGCGGGGTTCAAATATAATCGCCGCGTCATGGTGCAGGGCTATCATGGCACGGGCAAATCGACCCATATCGAACAGGTGGCGGCGCGGCTGAAATGGCCGTGCATCCGCGTCAATCTCGACGCGCATATCAGCCGTATCGATCTGGTCGGCCGCGATGCTATCGTGCTGAAGGACGGCCAACAGGTCACTGAATTTCGCGAGGGCCTGCTCCCTTGGGCGCTGCAGACGCCGACCGCGCTGGTCTTCGACGAATATGATGCGGGCCGCCCCGATGTGATGTTCGTTATCCAGCGCGTGCTGGAGACCGAGGGCAAGCTGACCCTCCTCGACCAAAACCGCGTGATCCGCCCCAACCCCAATTTCCGCCTGTTCGCGACCGCCAACACCGTGGGTCTCGGCGATACCAGCGGACTCTATCATGGCACGCAGCAGATCAACCAGGGCCAGATGGACCGGTGGAATATCGTCGTCACGCTGAACTATCTGCCCGCCGCCACCGAAAGCGCGATCATCCTCGCCAAAGTGCCCGACACCGACGACACGACCGTCGCCAATATGGTGAAAGTCGCCGACATGACCCGCCAGGGCTTTATCAACGGCGATATCTCGACGGTGATGAGCCCGCGCACGGTGATCAGCTGGGCACAGAATACGGCGATTTTCGGCAGCCTCGGCTTTGCCTTCCGCCTCTCCTTCCTCAACAAATGCGATGAGGCGGAGCGGATGATCGTCGCTGAATATTATCAGCGCGTCTTTGGCGAGGACCTGCCCGAAGGCGTGGTCGGCAAATAG
- a CDS encoding alpha/beta fold hydrolase, translating to MEDFEQQRVALSTGVELDVIDIGPRDAPALIFLHGFPESHRTWRHQLVHFSDRFRCIAPDQRGYRGSSKPQAVDAYTPDKLIADIFALADACGVEQFTIIGHDWGGAIAWGVALAGQPGGLHPQWAGRVTRAIIANAPHPGIFQRLLATNEEQRGASQYIRVFRDLSNDAILEERGIAGILAHAFGDRVPSGGLQPTDEIARLLADWEDRDACRGMINWYRASPIHVPAMDEPYAEPPAAPFPKLEIPTLVIWALDDTALPPCNLEGMEELVPALSLVKVPGCGHFVPWEAPDAVNRAIGDFLPR from the coding sequence ATGGAAGATTTCGAGCAGCAGCGGGTCGCGCTTTCGACCGGGGTTGAGCTGGACGTCATCGACATCGGTCCGCGCGATGCCCCCGCGCTCATCTTCCTCCATGGCTTTCCCGAATCGCATCGCACATGGCGGCATCAACTTGTGCATTTTTCGGATCGCTTCCGCTGCATCGCGCCCGACCAGCGCGGCTATCGCGGTTCCTCCAAGCCGCAGGCGGTCGATGCCTATACGCCCGACAAGCTGATCGCCGATATTTTCGCGCTCGCCGATGCCTGCGGTGTCGAGCAATTCACTATCATCGGCCATGATTGGGGCGGCGCCATTGCCTGGGGCGTGGCGCTGGCCGGCCAGCCGGGCGGACTGCATCCGCAATGGGCCGGGCGCGTCACCCGCGCGATCATCGCCAATGCTCCGCATCCGGGCATTTTCCAGCGCCTGCTCGCCACCAATGAAGAACAGCGGGGGGCTAGTCAATATATTCGGGTTTTTCGCGATCTGTCTAACGACGCGATATTGGAAGAGCGGGGGATTGCGGGGATTCTGGCGCATGCCTTTGGGGATCGTGTGCCCAGTGGCGGGCTGCAGCCGACCGATGAGATCGCGCGTCTGCTTGCGGATTGGGAGGATCGCGACGCCTGCCGGGGCATGATCAACTGGTATCGCGCATCACCGATCCATGTGCCCGCGATGGACGAACCTTATGCTGAGCCGCCCGCGGCGCCATTCCCCAAGCTGGAGATTCCGACGCTGGTGATCTGGGCGCTCGACGACACGGCGCTTCCCCCGTGCAATCTGGAAGGGATGGAGGAGCTGGTGCCCGCTCTCTCGCTGGTCAAAGTGCCCGGCTGCGGCCATTTTGTGCCGTGGGAAGCGCCCGACGCGGTCAATCGCGCGATCGGGGATTTCCTGCCGCGCTAA
- a CDS encoding J domain-containing protein, with protein sequence MPASSRPNRFHGRVPREAPCAVPGCTQAGEFRAPIPSTRSPDGPPQYRWLCLDHVREFNASYNYFEGMSADQIMAAQSPTSGWETETRAFRPAGSVDLPPRWADFKDPMDALSARFRERMDQARREESNPRLNREEHRALKLLALPADADRSALRRRYAELLRKYHPDRNGGDRRFETRLGEVVAAYQLLRKSAAFA encoded by the coding sequence TTGCCTGCCTCCTCCCGTCCCAATCGTTTTCATGGCCGTGTCCCACGCGAAGCCCCGTGCGCTGTCCCCGGATGCACCCAAGCGGGCGAATTTCGTGCGCCCATTCCCTCCACTCGCTCGCCCGACGGTCCGCCGCAATATCGCTGGCTGTGCCTTGACCATGTGCGCGAATTCAACGCGAGCTATAACTATTTTGAGGGGATGAGCGCCGATCAGATCATGGCCGCGCAATCGCCAACGTCGGGCTGGGAAACCGAGACCCGCGCTTTTCGTCCCGCGGGCAGCGTCGACCTGCCGCCGCGCTGGGCCGATTTCAAGGACCCGATGGATGCGCTCAGCGCCCGCTTTCGCGAGCGAATGGACCAAGCGCGGCGCGAGGAAAGCAACCCGCGGCTCAATCGGGAGGAGCATCGCGCGCTCAAACTGCTCGCGCTGCCCGCCGACGCCGACCGCAGCGCGCTGCGCCGCCGCTATGCGGAACTGCTGCGCAAATATCATCCCGACCGCAATGGCGGCGACCGGCGGTTTGAAACGCGGTTGGGCGAAGTGGTGGCGGCCTATCAACTGCTCCGCAAAAGCGCGGCCTTTGCTTGA
- a CDS encoding DUF2200 domain-containing protein: MEEHRIYSMSFASVYPLYIAKAERKGRTWEEVDEVIRWLTGYSQKQVDEAIASEVDFSGFFDQAPKLNAARDQIKGVICGVRIEEIEEPLMREIRYLDKLIDELAKGKAMEKILRAPG; encoded by the coding sequence ATGGAGGAGCATCGCATTTATTCGATGAGCTTCGCGAGCGTCTATCCGCTTTATATCGCCAAGGCCGAGCGCAAGGGGCGCACTTGGGAAGAGGTGGATGAAGTCATCCGCTGGCTGACCGGCTACAGTCAGAAACAGGTTGATGAAGCGATTGCCTCCGAGGTCGATTTTAGCGGTTTTTTTGACCAGGCGCCCAAGCTGAACGCGGCGCGCGACCAGATCAAGGGCGTGATTTGCGGCGTCCGGATCGAAGAGATTGAAGAACCGCTGATGCGCGAGATCCGTTATCTCGACAAGCTGATCGACGAGCTTGCCAAAGGCAAGGCGATGGAGAAGATTTTGCGCGCTCCCGGCTAA